The following are from one region of the Shinella sp. PSBB067 genome:
- a CDS encoding MFS transporter: MVATRTQQDAVPDWAAIVIVILSVTAFAVAQGLTFPLISLVLEAKGVAGSLIGLNAAAYAAGAIVSVVTIDQLTARVRGNRLIVAALFGCSIGLAAFAMTDCLPIWFIARFAVGFCASLISILSGAWLNTATPDRIRGRISGFYGTGMCAGFAAGPLAIPLLGTTNGSAFALVSGYIASIGLACTVFNGGTRTVPERAPAGALLRFIGAAPILVLIELAFGFADIAAISGMAVYFVRVGHSEAFTAYAITVLSLPTAFAQPVVGWLLDKTSRAGVTIGCGLLGAVAFLIIPFLQSEAAILIVFAAIGIATFALSTCALTILGERFDGGMLIAGTASFSLAYSIGSAMGSTGTGFLLDWISPSAVPTSVGLGLLAFTILVLFKRP, encoded by the coding sequence ATGGTCGCAACGAGAACACAGCAGGACGCGGTGCCGGATTGGGCCGCCATCGTGATCGTCATATTGAGCGTGACAGCCTTTGCAGTCGCTCAGGGCCTCACTTTTCCGCTCATTTCCCTTGTGCTTGAAGCAAAGGGCGTGGCCGGAAGTCTGATCGGTCTGAATGCCGCCGCTTACGCGGCCGGCGCGATAGTGTCTGTTGTCACAATAGATCAACTCACCGCAAGGGTCCGGGGCAACCGCCTGATCGTCGCGGCCTTGTTTGGCTGCTCTATCGGCCTCGCGGCGTTTGCCATGACTGACTGTCTGCCAATCTGGTTCATTGCCCGTTTCGCTGTCGGCTTTTGTGCGAGCTTGATCTCGATCCTAAGCGGAGCATGGCTGAACACCGCGACCCCCGACCGCATACGCGGACGCATTTCCGGCTTCTATGGAACCGGCATGTGTGCGGGATTTGCAGCCGGCCCGTTGGCCATTCCGCTTCTAGGCACGACCAATGGTTCTGCCTTTGCGTTGGTGTCCGGCTATATCGCATCGATTGGTCTTGCTTGCACAGTCTTTAACGGCGGCACCCGCACAGTGCCAGAACGCGCGCCAGCAGGCGCATTGCTGCGCTTTATCGGCGCCGCGCCCATTCTGGTGCTCATAGAGCTGGCCTTCGGCTTTGCTGATATTGCTGCGATATCCGGTATGGCCGTCTACTTCGTTCGTGTGGGCCACTCAGAGGCGTTCACGGCCTACGCGATCACTGTGCTGTCGCTTCCCACAGCTTTTGCCCAGCCGGTAGTGGGATGGTTGTTAGACAAGACTTCGCGCGCCGGGGTGACGATCGGCTGCGGCCTTCTGGGGGCGGTCGCATTCCTGATCATTCCATTCCTTCAGTCCGAAGCAGCCATTTTGATAGTATTCGCTGCCATCGGCATTGCAACATTTGCTCTGAGCACTTGCGCCCTCACAATTCTGGGCGAGCGTTTCGACGGCGGAATGCTGATAGCCGGAACCGCCAGCTTCTCACTGGCCTACTCCATCGGCAGCGCAATGGGATCGACTGGCACGGGTTTTCTTCTGGATTGGATTTCGCCAAGTGCTGTCCCGACAAGCGTCGGCTTGGGCCTGCTTGCTTTCACGATACTGGTTCTGTTCAAGCGCCCGTGA
- a CDS encoding dihydrofolate reductase family protein — protein sequence MARIVFAMNLSLDGYVDHEEFAPDPPLFHHWTEQVRGLTASVYGRRMYEVMRYWDDDHPEWTAREQEFAAAWRGHAKWVVSRSLQAVGPNATLVEGDLATVMGELKTRLSGEISVSGPDLARSLTDLGLVDEYRLYIHPVVLGRGKPFFAAPRPPLRLAASERIGADVIRLTYVPA from the coding sequence ATGGCGCGGATCGTCTTTGCAATGAACCTGTCGCTGGACGGCTATGTCGACCATGAGGAGTTCGCGCCGGATCCCCCGCTCTTTCACCACTGGACGGAACAGGTGCGCGGCCTCACGGCCAGCGTTTACGGCCGCCGCATGTACGAGGTCATGCGCTACTGGGACGACGACCATCCGGAATGGACCGCGCGGGAACAGGAATTCGCGGCGGCGTGGCGGGGCCATGCGAAATGGGTCGTATCGCGCTCGTTGCAAGCGGTCGGCCCCAACGCCACCCTTGTCGAGGGTGACCTTGCGACGGTCATGGGCGAATTGAAGACCCGCCTCTCCGGGGAGATTTCAGTTTCCGGCCCGGATCTGGCCCGGAGCCTCACCGACCTCGGCCTTGTCGACGAGTATCGTCTCTACATCCACCCCGTCGTGCTCGGCCGCGGCAAGCCTTTCTTCGCCGCCCCCCGCCCGCCCCTCCGCCTCGCGGCCAGCGAGCGGATCGGTGCGGACGTGATCAGGTTGACCTATGTTCCTGCCTGA
- a CDS encoding septal ring lytic transglycosylase RlpA family protein, which yields MKKNANRLGTSLRFIAIPLVCAGLAACATTTAAPKKKVRGKEFFAESEYGVKASPRVVQDGQPVPKGGGRYQLGKAYQVRGKWYEPKEEPGYSKTGLASWYGSAFHGRKTANGEVYDSYHLSAAHPTFPLPSYARVTNLENGTSVVVRVNDRGPFHENRVIDVSSKTADLLDMKRTGTAKVRVQYVGKAPLEGNDMPYLMASYVPKGSRIPAVDPGGQIATGVMVASADPRALPGTGEGTLSLPQTSTMTALAKTAPESGAFQVMDQFVLLPEIGPMPTERPNFGAEPSGVSYAAAYADERVRDASGAFDAILNLDGRLTPLSELAGNAG from the coding sequence TTGAAGAAGAATGCGAACCGTCTTGGCACGAGCCTCCGGTTCATCGCAATTCCGCTGGTCTGCGCAGGGCTCGCTGCCTGTGCGACGACGACGGCCGCCCCCAAGAAGAAGGTCCGCGGCAAGGAATTCTTCGCCGAATCCGAATATGGCGTGAAGGCGAGCCCGCGCGTCGTCCAGGACGGCCAGCCCGTGCCGAAGGGCGGCGGGCGCTACCAGCTCGGCAAGGCCTATCAGGTTCGCGGCAAGTGGTACGAGCCGAAGGAAGAACCGGGCTACAGCAAGACCGGCCTTGCCTCCTGGTACGGCTCCGCCTTCCACGGGCGCAAGACGGCGAACGGCGAGGTCTACGACAGCTATCACCTTTCCGCCGCTCATCCGACCTTCCCGCTGCCGAGCTATGCCCGCGTCACCAATCTGGAGAATGGCACGTCCGTCGTCGTGCGCGTCAACGACCGCGGCCCGTTCCACGAGAACCGCGTGATCGACGTTTCCTCCAAGACGGCCGATCTGCTCGACATGAAGCGCACCGGCACCGCCAAGGTGCGCGTGCAATATGTCGGCAAGGCGCCCCTTGAGGGCAACGACATGCCCTATCTGATGGCGTCCTACGTGCCGAAGGGATCGCGCATTCCGGCGGTCGATCCGGGAGGCCAGATCGCCACCGGTGTCATGGTGGCTTCCGCCGATCCGCGCGCGCTGCCGGGCACGGGTGAGGGCACGCTCTCCCTGCCGCAGACGAGCACGATGACGGCGCTCGCCAAGACCGCGCCCGAAAGCGGCGCCTTCCAGGTCATGGACCAGTTCGTCCTCCTGCCGGAAATCGGCCCGATGCCGACGGAGCGGCCGAATTTCGGCGCCGAGCCCTCCGGCGTCAGCTATGCCGCCGCCTATGCGGACGAGCGCGTGCGGGATGCCTCGGGCGCCTTCGATGCCATCCTGAACCTCGACGGCCGGTTGACCCCGCTTTCCGAACTGGCCGGCAACGCCGGCTGA
- a CDS encoding D-alanyl-D-alanine carboxypeptidase family protein, translating to MHRRLIACLVLFLSLTAVARAQSPAPQAGFDVKARQVYMIEAQTGTVLFARAEDEVVPAASLAKLMTAATVFKALSGGEITLETQYPVTEHAWRTGGAPSRTSTMFAALKSNVRVEDLIRGVTVQFANDACIILAEGIAGSEGAFVERMTKEARALGLEKSTFANATGLPDPGNKVTMREMVTLARHLETTYPGYMHYYLEPEFEWNKIRQRNRNPLLALNIGVTGFVTGFSEEGGYSIVAAVNRDGKHMLLAMGGMESDKMRTEETRRIVEWALSSFERRTLFKQGEMIAEASVYGGDASTVPLVAGDEVDVFLPKDNSQRLVARVVYTWPVRAPVEPDAAVGTLKIWNDKQLLREVPVKTAGKVGVGPLRTRALDALIELFFFWI from the coding sequence ATGCATCGCCGCCTCATTGCCTGCCTTGTTCTCTTCCTGTCCCTGACGGCGGTTGCGCGCGCCCAGTCGCCGGCGCCGCAGGCCGGTTTCGACGTGAAGGCCAGGCAGGTCTACATGATCGAGGCACAGACCGGCACGGTGCTTTTCGCCCGCGCGGAGGACGAGGTGGTGCCTGCCGCCTCCCTCGCCAAGCTGATGACCGCCGCAACGGTGTTCAAGGCGCTTTCCGGCGGCGAGATCACCCTGGAGACGCAGTATCCCGTCACCGAACACGCCTGGCGGACGGGCGGCGCGCCATCGCGCACCTCCACCATGTTCGCCGCGCTGAAATCGAACGTGCGCGTCGAGGACCTCATCCGCGGCGTCACCGTCCAGTTCGCCAACGACGCCTGCATCATCCTTGCGGAAGGCATCGCTGGTTCGGAGGGTGCCTTCGTCGAACGGATGACGAAGGAGGCGCGGGCGCTGGGGTTGGAGAAATCCACCTTCGCCAACGCCACCGGCCTGCCGGACCCCGGCAACAAGGTGACGATGCGCGAGATGGTGACGCTCGCCCGCCATCTGGAGACGACCTATCCGGGCTACATGCATTATTATCTCGAACCCGAATTCGAGTGGAACAAGATCAGGCAGCGCAACCGCAATCCGCTTCTTGCCCTCAATATCGGCGTGACCGGCTTCGTCACCGGCTTTTCGGAGGAGGGCGGCTATTCCATCGTCGCGGCGGTCAACCGCGACGGCAAGCACATGCTGCTGGCCATGGGCGGCATGGAGAGCGACAAGATGCGTACGGAGGAGACCCGCCGCATCGTCGAATGGGCGCTGTCCTCCTTTGAGCGGCGCACGCTCTTCAAGCAGGGCGAGATGATCGCGGAGGCGAGCGTCTATGGCGGCGACGCCTCCACCGTGCCGCTGGTCGCCGGCGACGAGGTGGACGTGTTCCTGCCGAAGGACAATTCGCAGCGCCTCGTCGCCCGCGTCGTCTACACCTGGCCGGTCCGCGCGCCCGTCGAGCCCGACGCGGCGGTGGGTACGCTGAAGATCTGGAACGACAAGCAGCTCCTGCGCGAGGTGCCGGTGAAGACCGCCGGCAAGGTGGGTGTCGGCCCGCTACGAACGCGAGCGCTGGATGCGCTGATCGAGCTGTTCTTCTTCTGGATTTGA
- the tmk gene encoding dTMP kinase, whose translation MSAAPGLFVTFEGGEGAGKSTQIRLLANALRARGLTVLVTREPGGSKGAEAVRHVLLSGAAEAYGIRMEAILFAAARSDHVEQVIRPALAAGTVVLCDRFMDSSRVYQGITGNLEQAFVEALERVAVNGVVPDCTIIFDLPAAIGLERARRRAAGPDEQPDRFEKEELETHEKRREAFLDIAEREPLRCRVIDATRTQEEIAAEVLAIVEPLLPITAHGRQDPERVS comes from the coding sequence TTGTCTGCCGCACCCGGTTTGTTTGTCACGTTCGAAGGCGGCGAAGGCGCCGGAAAGTCGACGCAGATCCGGCTTCTGGCAAACGCCCTGCGCGCACGCGGCCTGACGGTGCTGGTGACGCGCGAACCGGGCGGCTCCAAGGGCGCCGAAGCGGTGCGCCACGTCCTTCTTTCCGGCGCGGCCGAGGCCTACGGCATCCGCATGGAGGCGATCCTTTTCGCCGCCGCGCGCAGCGACCATGTCGAGCAGGTCATCCGCCCGGCGCTTGCCGCGGGCACCGTCGTGCTCTGCGACCGCTTCATGGATTCCTCGCGCGTCTACCAGGGCATCACCGGCAATCTGGAGCAGGCCTTCGTCGAGGCGCTGGAGCGCGTGGCGGTCAACGGCGTCGTGCCCGATTGCACCATCATCTTCGACCTTCCCGCCGCCATCGGCCTCGAACGCGCCCGCCGGCGCGCCGCAGGGCCGGACGAGCAGCCCGACCGGTTCGAGAAGGAAGAGCTGGAAACGCACGAGAAGCGCCGCGAGGCCTTCCTCGACATCGCCGAGCGCGAGCCGCTGCGCTGCCGCGTGATCGACGCCACCAGGACGCAGGAGGAGATCGCCGCCGAGGTGCTCGCCATCGTCGAGCCGCTTCTCCCGATCACCGCGCATGGCCGGCAGGACCCGGAGCGAGTCTCGTGA
- a CDS encoding DNA polymerase III subunit delta' yields MSDERPGILDGAVHPGEQTKLFGHAAAEDFLARSYRSGKGHHAILIEGPEGIGKATLAFRFANHVLHHPEPAEAPEAIADPSPASPVTRQLASGASHNLLHLTRPVDEKTGKVKSAITVDEVRRAGKFLAQTSGTGNWRIVIIDPADDLNRNAANAILKILEEPPKRSLFLVLTHAPGKLLPTIRSRCLPLSLSPLSENDLAAALDSLGTTLTGGRAGDVLSAAHGSVSEALKLVNYGGFDIVEAFRAIVAGQAEPPRRDVHKLADVLSAKDSDTVFSFFCQHAADFVTDAARKAALSGDIARADRLAQLSSQLGERMAIAQAYNLDRKQTIISVLDDIRAAL; encoded by the coding sequence GTGAGCGACGAACGTCCCGGCATCCTCGACGGCGCGGTGCATCCCGGCGAGCAGACGAAGCTCTTCGGCCATGCCGCGGCGGAAGATTTCCTGGCGCGCTCCTATCGCTCCGGCAAGGGCCATCACGCGATCCTCATCGAAGGGCCGGAAGGCATCGGCAAGGCGACGCTCGCCTTCCGCTTCGCCAACCATGTGCTGCACCATCCCGAGCCCGCGGAGGCGCCCGAGGCGATCGCCGACCCGTCGCCCGCATCGCCCGTCACCCGCCAGCTCGCCTCCGGCGCCTCGCACAACCTGCTGCATCTCACCCGGCCGGTCGACGAGAAGACCGGCAAGGTGAAGTCGGCGATCACCGTGGACGAGGTGCGCAGGGCCGGCAAGTTCCTGGCGCAGACCTCGGGCACCGGCAACTGGCGCATCGTCATCATCGATCCGGCCGACGACCTCAACCGCAACGCCGCCAACGCCATCCTGAAGATCCTCGAAGAGCCGCCGAAGCGCTCGCTCTTCCTCGTCCTGACCCATGCGCCCGGCAAGCTGCTGCCGACCATCCGCTCGCGCTGCCTGCCGCTCTCGCTCTCGCCGCTGTCGGAAAACGATCTCGCCGCGGCGCTGGACAGCCTCGGCACCACGCTGACCGGCGGGCGGGCAGGGGATGTCCTCTCTGCGGCCCATGGCAGCGTCTCCGAGGCGCTGAAGCTCGTGAACTATGGCGGCTTCGACATTGTCGAGGCCTTCCGTGCCATTGTCGCGGGCCAGGCGGAACCGCCGCGCCGCGACGTGCACAAGCTCGCCGACGTGCTGTCGGCAAAGGACAGCGACACCGTCTTCTCGTTCTTCTGCCAGCACGCCGCCGACTTCGTGACGGACGCCGCGCGCAAGGCCGCGCTTTCAGGCGACATCGCCCGCGCCGACCGTCTCGCGCAGCTTTCCTCGCAGCTCGGCGAGCGAATGGCCATCGCCCAGGCCTACAATCTCGACCGCAAGCAGACGATCATCAGCGTGCTCGACGACATCCGGGCCGCGCTCTAG
- the metG gene encoding methionine--tRNA ligase: MTDTSRFYITTAISYPNGKPHIGHAYELIATDAMARYQRLDGRDVFFLTGTDEHGQKMQQTARREGISARELADRNSKEFRDMAVLLNASNDDFIRTTEARHYEACAEIWRRMAENGDIYKGGYAGWYSVRDEAYYQESETELRADGVRYGPQGTPVEWVEEESYFFRLSAYQEKLLKHYEDNPDFIGPAERRNEVISFVKSGLKDLSVSRTTFDWGIPVPGDPAHVMYVWVDALTNYITATGYLTDPEGARAKYWPANIHIIGKDIIRFHAVYWPAFLMSAGVPLPGRVFAHGFLLNKGEKMSKSLGNVVDPVNLVNHFGLDQIRYFFLREVSFGQDGSYSEEGIATRINSDLANGIGNLASRSLSMIVKNCGGRVPECGELNDADRAMLASVDALHAITREEMGRQQIHRALAAIIAVVSEADRYFAGEAPWALKKTDPGRMGTVLYVTAEVVRQIAILLQPFMPQSAGKLLDLVAAPADKRDFGALGEAGRLVSGTPLEAPTPVFPRYVAPEG, from the coding sequence ATGACCGATACGTCCCGCTTCTACATCACGACCGCCATTTCCTATCCGAACGGCAAGCCGCATATCGGCCATGCCTACGAGCTGATCGCCACGGATGCCATGGCGCGCTACCAGAGGCTCGACGGGCGCGATGTCTTCTTCCTGACCGGGACGGACGAACACGGCCAGAAGATGCAGCAGACGGCACGCAGGGAAGGCATTTCCGCACGCGAACTCGCCGACAGGAATTCGAAAGAATTCAGGGATATGGCTGTTCTTCTTAATGCATCGAACGATGATTTCATCCGCACGACCGAGGCGCGCCACTACGAGGCCTGCGCCGAGATCTGGCGCCGCATGGCGGAAAATGGCGACATCTACAAGGGCGGCTATGCCGGCTGGTACTCGGTGCGCGACGAGGCCTATTACCAGGAGAGCGAGACGGAGCTGCGCGCCGACGGCGTGCGCTATGGTCCGCAGGGCACGCCCGTCGAATGGGTGGAGGAGGAAAGCTATTTCTTCCGCCTGTCCGCCTATCAGGAGAAGCTCCTGAAGCACTACGAGGACAACCCGGACTTCATCGGTCCGGCCGAGCGGCGCAACGAGGTGATCTCCTTCGTGAAATCCGGCCTCAAGGATCTGTCGGTCTCGCGCACCACCTTCGACTGGGGCATTCCGGTTCCCGGCGACCCGGCGCATGTCATGTATGTCTGGGTCGATGCGCTGACGAACTACATCACCGCGACCGGCTATCTCACCGATCCGGAAGGCGCCCGGGCAAAATACTGGCCGGCGAACATCCACATCATCGGCAAGGACATCATCCGTTTCCACGCGGTCTATTGGCCCGCCTTCCTGATGTCGGCCGGCGTGCCGCTGCCGGGCCGCGTCTTCGCCCACGGCTTCCTGCTCAACAAGGGCGAGAAGATGTCGAAGTCCCTCGGCAACGTGGTGGACCCGGTCAACCTCGTGAACCATTTCGGCCTCGACCAGATCCGCTATTTCTTCCTGCGCGAAGTCTCCTTCGGCCAGGACGGCAGCTATAGCGAGGAGGGGATCGCGACCCGCATCAACTCCGACCTTGCCAACGGCATCGGCAACCTCGCCAGCCGCTCGCTGTCGATGATCGTCAAGAACTGCGGCGGCAGGGTTCCGGAATGCGGCGAACTCAACGACGCGGACCGCGCGATGCTCGCCTCCGTCGATGCCCTTCATGCGATCACCCGCGAAGAGATGGGCAGGCAGCAGATCCACAGGGCGCTGGCCGCGATCATCGCCGTCGTCTCGGAAGCCGACCGCTACTTTGCCGGCGAGGCGCCCTGGGCGCTGAAGAAGACGGATCCGGGGCGCATGGGCACGGTGCTCTATGTCACGGCGGAAGTGGTGCGCCAGATCGCGATCCTGCTTCAGCCCTTCATGCCGCAGTCCGCCGGCAAGCTGCTCGATCTCGTCGCCGCACCGGCCGACAAGCGCGACTTCGGCGCGCTCGGCGAGGCGGGCCGTCTCGTCAGCGGCACGCCGCTGGAAGCGCCGACCCCGGTCTTCCCGCGTTACGTGGCGCCCGAAGGGTGA
- a CDS encoding TatD family hydrolase yields the protein MLIDTHCHLDFPDFSAERDDIVARAHAAGVKQMITISTRVRKFPEILAIAETYPSVFCSVGTHPHNADEELDIPVSELVELSQHPRVVAIGEAGLDYFYDNAPRDAQAIGLVNHIAAARETGLPLVIHSRAADEDMAAILTEETGKGAFPFLLHCFSSGPELARVGVALGGYVSFSGILTFPKSEELREIAKTVPLERMLVETDAPYLAPKPFRGKRNEPAYVAHTAAVLAQTVGVGVEEIARITTENAFRIFSKMPRV from the coding sequence ATGCTGATCGATACCCATTGCCATCTGGATTTTCCCGACTTTTCGGCCGAGCGCGACGATATCGTCGCGCGGGCGCACGCGGCCGGCGTGAAGCAGATGATCACCATCTCGACGCGGGTCCGGAAGTTTCCGGAGATCCTGGCGATCGCCGAAACGTATCCCTCGGTCTTCTGCTCGGTCGGCACGCATCCGCACAATGCGGACGAGGAGCTCGACATTCCGGTCTCCGAGCTGGTCGAACTGTCGCAGCACCCGCGCGTGGTGGCGATCGGCGAGGCGGGGCTCGACTACTTCTACGACAACGCGCCGCGCGACGCACAGGCCATCGGCCTCGTCAACCATATCGCCGCCGCGCGCGAGACGGGCCTGCCGCTCGTCATCCACAGCCGCGCGGCGGACGAGGACATGGCTGCGATCCTGACCGAAGAAACGGGGAAGGGGGCGTTTCCTTTCCTGCTGCACTGCTTCTCCTCCGGGCCGGAACTGGCGCGCGTCGGCGTCGCGCTCGGCGGCTACGTCTCCTTCTCCGGCATCCTGACCTTCCCGAAATCGGAAGAGCTGCGCGAGATCGCGAAGACCGTGCCGCTGGAGCGCATGCTGGTGGAGACGGACGCGCCCTATCTCGCGCCCAAACCCTTCCGCGGCAAGCGCAACGAGCCGGCCTATGTGGCGCACACGGCGGCCGTTCTCGCGCAGACCGTCGGTGTCGGCGTCGAGGAGATCGCCCGCATCACCACCGAGAACGCTTTCCGCATCTTCTCGAAGATGCCGCGGGTGTAG
- a CDS encoding MBL fold metallo-hydrolase: MAYTRRFTILGCGSSPGVPRITGDWGACDRANPKNRRTRAAFLVEQFGPEGKTTVVIDTGPDFRTQMIAAGVESIDAVLYTHAHADHIHGIDDIRGFVLQTHRQVPIWADAATMERIREGFGYCLRTPVGSMYPPIVTENLIDPMDAPVTIDGRGGAITFQPLLQVHGSIHSLGFRIGDVAYCSDISDFPEKTVPRLRGLDMLVIDALQYRFHSSHLSLGQALEWIERLKPARAILTHMHVPLDYDTVQKETPAHVEPAYDGLRFEVALTADQAK, encoded by the coding sequence GTGGCCTATACGCGTCGCTTCACCATCCTCGGCTGCGGCTCGTCTCCCGGCGTGCCCCGCATCACCGGTGACTGGGGCGCCTGCGATCGCGCCAATCCGAAGAACCGCCGCACCCGCGCCGCCTTCCTCGTCGAGCAGTTCGGCCCCGAGGGCAAGACGACGGTCGTCATCGACACCGGCCCGGATTTCCGCACGCAGATGATCGCCGCCGGTGTCGAGAGCATCGACGCGGTGCTCTATACGCATGCCCATGCCGACCATATCCACGGCATCGACGACATCAGGGGCTTCGTGCTGCAGACCCACCGGCAGGTGCCGATCTGGGCGGATGCGGCGACGATGGAGCGCATCCGCGAAGGCTTCGGCTATTGCCTGAGGACGCCGGTCGGCAGCATGTATCCGCCGATCGTCACGGAGAACCTGATCGACCCGATGGACGCGCCGGTGACGATCGACGGGAGAGGGGGGGCGATAACGTTCCAGCCCCTGCTCCAGGTGCACGGCTCGATCCATTCGCTCGGCTTCCGCATCGGCGACGTGGCCTATTGCAGCGACATCAGCGACTTCCCCGAAAAGACCGTCCCGCGCCTGCGGGGCCTCGACATGCTGGTGATCGACGCGCTGCAATACCGTTTCCATTCAAGCCACCTGTCGCTCGGCCAGGCACTGGAATGGATCGAGCGGCTGAAGCCGGCGCGGGCGATCCTGACCCACATGCATGTGCCGCTCGACTACGACACCGTGCAGAAGGAAACGCCGGCCCATGTGGAGCCGGCCTATGATGGCCTCCGCTTCGAGGTGGCGCTTACCGCAGATCAGGCGAAATAG
- a CDS encoding phosphoribosylaminoimidazolesuccinocarboxamide synthase — MRILSDAHIPELPNRYKGKVRENYDLPDGRRIIIATDRLSAFDVILTSIPFKGQVLTQTARYWFEETADICPNHVLAYPDPNVVIGTRLDILPVEVVVRGYLAGTTSTSILTKYRKGERDMYGITLPDGLRDNEKLPEPIITPTSKAFDGGHDEPLSGAEILAQGLLTAEQWETVSRYALSLFARGQARAAERGLILVDTKYEFGTDKDGRIVLADEIHTPDSSRYWIADSYEQSFAAGGRPASFDKDFVRAWVTERCDPYKDPIPEIPRDLVEQTSKVYIQAFEQITGKTFVPDLSGETVLDRIRKNLAPYFA; from the coding sequence CTGCGCATTCTCTCCGACGCCCATATCCCGGAACTGCCGAACCGCTACAAGGGCAAGGTCCGCGAGAACTACGACCTGCCGGATGGCCGCCGCATCATCATCGCGACGGACCGGCTCAGCGCCTTCGACGTCATCCTGACGTCCATTCCCTTCAAGGGCCAGGTGCTGACGCAGACGGCGCGCTACTGGTTCGAGGAAACGGCCGACATCTGCCCGAACCACGTCCTGGCCTATCCCGACCCGAACGTCGTCATCGGCACGCGGCTCGACATCCTTCCGGTCGAGGTGGTCGTGCGCGGCTATCTCGCCGGCACGACCAGCACCTCGATCCTGACGAAGTACCGCAAGGGCGAGCGCGACATGTACGGCATAACGCTGCCGGACGGCCTCAGGGACAACGAGAAGCTTCCCGAGCCGATCATCACGCCGACCAGCAAGGCCTTCGACGGCGGTCACGACGAGCCGCTCTCCGGTGCGGAAATCCTTGCTCAGGGCCTGCTGACGGCCGAGCAATGGGAAACCGTCTCGCGCTATGCGCTTTCGCTCTTCGCACGCGGACAGGCGCGCGCGGCCGAGCGCGGCCTGATCCTCGTCGACACGAAATACGAGTTCGGCACGGACAAGGACGGCCGCATCGTGCTGGCCGACGAGATCCACACGCCGGATTCGAGCCGCTACTGGATCGCCGACAGCTACGAGCAGAGCTTTGCGGCCGGCGGCCGGCCGGCGAGCTTCGACAAGGATTTCGTGCGCGCCTGGGTTACCGAACGCTGCGATCCCTACAAGGATCCGATCCCGGAAATCCCGCGCGACCTCGTCGAGCAGACCTCGAAGGTCTACATCCAGGCCTTTGAACAGATTACCGGAAAGACATTCGTGCCCGATCTTTCCGGCGAGACGGTTCTGGACCGCATCCGCAAGAATCTGGCGCCCTATTTCGCCTGA
- a CDS encoding IS30 family transposase, with protein MKHTYSHLDLNERRRIARWRHAGLSVDIIAEWPDLSGYHCVTAHDMACERRAKLRKLARFSHVRQSVIERIVHGWSPQQIAGRMRLEHHPISVSHETIYKFAYSADGHAIKLWKHLPEHRARRRPRHARRRHGQRFSPDLNILRRPDVVADRRQFGHWECDLIQFRQKFGKANVTSLVERVSRFAVLFRNNDRQSRPIMERLIGVLQALPHRARRSITFDRGTEFTDWPYLQAGIGSATWFCDPQSPWQKGTVENTNGRARKWLSRDVDPLSITDQDLKDICDRLNTTPRKCLGYKTPAEVFRQKLLAQMRSGG; from the coding sequence ATGAAACACACCTACTCCCACCTGGACCTGAATGAACGCCGCAGGATAGCGCGCTGGCGTCACGCCGGCCTGAGCGTCGATATCATCGCGGAATGGCCTGATCTCAGCGGCTACCATTGCGTGACCGCGCATGACATGGCTTGCGAACGGCGGGCCAAGCTCAGGAAGCTCGCGCGCTTCTCGCATGTCCGCCAGTCCGTCATCGAACGGATCGTGCACGGCTGGTCGCCGCAACAGATCGCCGGTCGGATGCGGCTGGAGCACCATCCGATTTCGGTCAGCCACGAGACGATCTACAAGTTTGCCTATTCGGCCGACGGACATGCCATCAAGCTCTGGAAACATCTGCCGGAACATCGTGCGCGACGCCGGCCACGTCATGCCAGGCGCCGGCATGGCCAGCGCTTCAGCCCGGATCTCAACATTTTGCGCCGCCCGGACGTGGTTGCCGATCGCAGGCAGTTCGGACATTGGGAATGCGACCTGATCCAGTTCCGCCAGAAGTTCGGCAAGGCGAACGTGACGTCACTGGTCGAGCGGGTCAGCCGCTTTGCTGTTCTCTTTCGCAACAACGACAGGCAGTCGCGCCCGATCATGGAGCGTCTCATCGGCGTGCTGCAGGCCCTGCCCCATCGCGCACGGCGCTCGATCACTTTCGACCGTGGGACGGAGTTTACCGACTGGCCCTACCTCCAGGCCGGGATCGGCTCCGCGACATGGTTCTGCGACCCGCAATCGCCCTGGCAGAAAGGCACCGTCGAGAACACGAACGGGCGGGCCAGGAAATGGCTTTCGAGGGATGTCGATCCGCTCTCGATTACCGACCAGGATCTGAAGGACATCTGCGACCGGCTGAACACAACGCCACGCAAGTGCCTCGGCTACAAGACACCGGCCGAGGTCTTTCGCCAGAAGCTACTCGCGCAGATGCGATCCGGAGGATAG